A part of Gouania willdenowi chromosome 2, fGouWil2.1, whole genome shotgun sequence genomic DNA contains:
- the gpbar1 gene encoding G-protein coupled bile acid receptor 1, protein MELRTNETESLFPPMMDYNNSATLLSEEQLIYVITIPLSTSIILANLVIILGISWNRQLHNTPNYFFLSLLVADLCTGVALPFIPLMGLNRELSFSSCLVAHVFPNFLFLAFLFNLVMVHYERFICIVDPLHYNNLWMHRSFPLVLPIVWAPPLLYASLPAFGWNNWLGPDWDGCCSNSLELVTLSNCSSNETTCCSYRRVFPNAFIYLEVYGLVLPAILTIAGMTGRVLWITRGQLRDICRLHRSVERGNQASDREQRLNLRYTRCVVAVSLTFLACWVPYLIYMHVCIAFLLSDSKWSSTTHIVLSCTGIGSMAVVPLVLGMVNKQYTEPAYKLLQKLGDRWRRRTQKSDEVAV, encoded by the coding sequence ATGGAACTGAGAACCAATGAGACGGAGTCTTTGTTTCCACCCATGATGGACTACAACAACTCTGCCACGCTGCTCTCCGAAGAGCAACTCATCTACGTCATCACCATACCGCTGTCAACCTCAATCATCCTTGCCAACCTGGTCATCATCCTTGGCATCTCGTGGAACCGACAACTCCACAACACCCCCAACTACTTCTTCCTCAGCCTGTTGGTGGCAGATCTTTGTACGGGTGTAGCGCTGCCGTTCATACCCCTGATGGGTCTGAACCGAGAGTTGAGTTTCAGCTCGTGTCTGGTGGCTCACGTCTTTCCGAACTTCCTCTTCTTGGCGTTTCTCTTCAACCTGGTGATGGTTCATTATGAGCGCTTCATATGTATCGTCGACCCACTGCATTACAATAACCTGTGGATGCATCGCAGTTTCCCCCTGGTGCTGCCTATCGTGTGGGCGCCGCCTCTTCTTTACGCATCCCTACCGGCCTTTGGGTGGAATAACTGGTTGGGCCCAGATTGGGATGGATGTTGCTCCAACAGCCTGGAGTTGGTGACGCTTTCAAACTGTTCCAGTAATGAGACCACCTGCTGCTCGTACAGGCGGGTATTCCCCAACGCTTTTATCTACCTGGAGGTGTACGGATTAGTTTTACCAGCTATCCTCACCATCGCTGGCATGACGGGTCGAGTTCTGTGGATCACCCGAGGCCAGTTGAGGGACATTTGCCGCCTCCATCGATCGGTCGAGCGTGGAAATCAGGCGTCCGACCGCGAGCAGAGGCTGAACCTGCGCTACACTCGCTGCGTGGTGGCCGTGTCGCTGACCTTCCTCGCCTGCTGGGTCCCCTACCTCATCTACATGCACGTCTGCATTGCATTTCTGCTCAGCGACTCCAAGTGGAGCTCCACCACTCACATCGTGCTATCTTGTACTGGAATAGGAAGCATGGCTGTGGTTCCACTGGTGCTGGGCATGGTTAATAAACAATATACCGAACCTGCGTACAAACTTTTACAGAAACTTGGAGACAGGTGGAGGCGGCGGACACAGAAATCGGATGAGGTCGCTGTCTGA
- the LOC114477362 gene encoding intermediate filament protein ON3-like codes for MSKSKDYSSQSYTPGGSGPAKSYPPNSSADPAGKSREKDDMVGLNNKFVQLIDKVKHLEDEKKKLDTKLRILKEQEDYEGKVEAIVKNLSNELKEQIDRLMLDQDKLREELQRNQDEVEDTKKRYEDELNKKADVENEFIITKKDVDEGHLAAVDLVLELEAVMGKLDFLRVGYDEENKELESQVQNETVIIRDPTKRSLDMEEIIEAVKTQYANMATRTREEAEHWNQKKMDVMVLSVTQREQEVRDIRREISDFVRLVQRLNGELDALRRKEEALRKDISCIHKDGDDSLAQLIEHITQLEEALRRAKQDLAGQIREYQELLNLKLALDIEIATYRKLLEGEEQRMNDLMRRSDF; via the exons ATGTCCAAATCAAAGGACTACAGCAGCCAGTCCTACACACCTGGAGGTTCGGGACCCGCCAAGAGTTACCCGCCCAACAGCAGCGCGGACCCGGCCGGTAAATCCCGGGAAAAGGACGACATGGTGGGACTCAACAACAAGTTCGTGCAGCTCATAGACAAG GTGAAACACCTCGAGGACGAGAAGAAGAAGCTGGACACGAAGCTGAGGATTCTGAAGGAGCAGGAGGATTATGAAGGCAAGGTGGAGGCCATAGTGAAGAATCTGTCCAATGAGCTGAAGGAGCAGATCGACAGACTGATGCTGGACCAGGACAAGCTGAGGGAGGAGCTGCAGAGAAACCAGGACGAGGTGGAAGACACCAAGAAGAG gtATGAAGACGAGCTGAACAAGAAGGCGGACGTGGAGAATGAGTTCATCATCACCAAAAAG GATGTGGACGAGGGTCACCTGGCAGCTGTGGATCTGGTTCTGGAGCTGGAGGCTGTGATGGGAAAGCTTGATTTCCTTAGAGTTGGCTATGATGAG GAGAATAAAGAGCTGGAGTCACAGGTCCAGAATGAGACCGTGATCATTCGAGATCCTACCAAGCGCTCTCTAGACATGGAGGAGATCATTGAAGCTGTGAAGACCCAGTATGCCAACATGGCAACCCGTACCAGGGAAGAGGCGGAGCACTGGAACCAGAAAAAA ATGGATGTGATGGTCCTCAGTGTAACACAGCGAGAGCAGGAGGTCCGGGACATCCGGAGGGAGATCTCTGACTTTGTGCGCCTTGTTCAGAGGCTGAACGGAGAGCTGGACGCTCTCAGGAGGAAg GAAGAGGCCTTGAGGAAGGATATCAGTTGCATTCATAAGGACGGAGACGACAGCCTAGCCCAGCTTATTGAGCACATCACCCAGCTGGAGGAGGCCCTGCGGAGGGCCAAGCAGGACTTAGCCGGACAGATTCGCGAGTACCAAGAGCTGCTCAACCTGAAGTTGGCCCTGGACATCGAGATCGCCACCTATCGCAAGCTGCTGGAGGGCGAGGAGCAGAG GATGAACGACCTCATGCGCCGCTCAG Atttctaa
- the LOC114477281 gene encoding keratin, type I cytoskeletal 18-like, which translates to MPTMPSNKAASVFGGAGGRGSRASVASLEGLRNVMRNDTTERDAPVQQSAAPVPAASARPVAPVAPADDKQTLRGLNGRLSGFLDRVRQLQEDNQDLEKQIDDILAKRKTPEGRNWEETQEPLEALKNQIKDITMENAKLLLLADNTKMANEDFKNKLDSETNARKELEKDLEDLKRVIEDTKLNREQTQKEIDLVKDEIAHLEREHETEVDILCEKIKDSEVKVEIESSQSDLAETLDSIRFQYEKLGKKNLKETDDWYKSKFDNIKVEEAQNVEAAQSGKNEIKRLLREKQTVEIQIQSSLSTIRSLEDTLRITKVQYGQRLAPHNQLILDLEAELKEVRAQVEQQAENNKNLLCIKMKLEAEINNYQELMYGITTDNESLEFALEDAVCNGQQQMPDGTEAQEAPVKPTSAPTNVSTGPSDEAPEPKTADVHQVVAPKKKKKSKNKEGSSSSSSSSSSSSSSSSSSSSSSSSSESDDEKPKKKKKEDSTKA; encoded by the exons ATGCCGACTATGCCTTCTAACAAAGCCGCCAGTGTGTTTGGTGGAGCCGGGGGTCGAGGCTCCAGGGCGTCCGTGGCCAGCCTGGAGGGGCTGCGCAACGTGATGCGCAACGACACCACCGAGCGTGACGCGCCGGTCCAGCAGTCCGCTGCGCCCGTCCCCGCCGCGTCCGCGCGCCCCGTCGCTCCTGTCGCGCCCGCGGACGACAAGCAGACGCTGCGGGGTCTGAACGGCCGTCTGTCCGGGTTCCTGGACAGAGTGAGGCAGCTGCAGGAGGACAACCAGGACCTGGAGAAGCAGATCGACGACATCCTGGCCAAAAGGAAAACTCCTGAAGGACGAAACTGGGAGGAGACGCAGGAACCATTAGAGGCGCTCAAGAACCAG ATCAAAGACATCACCATGGAGAATGCGAAGCTGCTGCTCCTCGCCGACAACACAAAAATGGCCAATGAGGACTTCAAGAACAA GCTGGACAGCGAGACGAACGCTCGTAAAGAGTTAGAGAAGGACCTGGAAGATCTCAAGAGGGTGATCGAAGACACCAAACTGAACCGAGAGCAGACTCAGAAAGAAATCGATCTGGTGAAGGATGAGATTGCTCACCTGGAGCGGGAGCATGAGACA GAAGTGGACATCCTCTGTGAAAAGATCAAGGATTCTGAGGTGAAGGTTGAAATCGAGTCTTCCCAATCTGACCTGGCCGAGACTCTGGATAGTATCCGTTTCCAGTATGAGAAACTGGGCAAGAAGAACTTGAAGGAGACCGATGACTGGTATAAGAGCAAG TTTGACAACATCAAGGTGGAGGAGGCCCAGAACGTTGAGGCAGCACAGTCGGGGAAGAATGAGATCAAGCGTCTGCTGAGAGAGAAGCAAACGGTGGAAATCCAGATCCAGAGCTCCCTTAGCACG ATCCGTAGTCTTGAAGACACGCTGAGGATCACTAAGGTGCAGTACGGCCAGCGCCTCGCCCCGCACAACCAGCTGATTCTTGACCTAGAGGCGGAGCTTAAGGAAGTGAGGGCACAAGTGGAGCAGCAGGCGGAGAACAACAAGAACCTGCTGTGCATCAAAATGAAGCTGGAGGCGGAGATCAACAACTACCAGGAGCTGATGTACGGCATAACCACTGATAACGAGAG CTTGGAGTTTGCTTTAGAGGATGCAGTGTGCAACG GCCAGCAGCAGATGCCTGATGGCACCGAAGCACAAGAAGCCCCAGTAAAGCCAACCAGTGCCCCCACCAACGTGTCCACCGGCCCCAGCGATGAAGCTCCAGAACCAAAGACAGCAGATGTCCATCAAGTGGTGGCtcccaaaaaaaagaagaaatccaAAAATAAGGAGGGTTCATCTTCATCCTCGtcttcatcctcttcttcttcttcttcttcttcttcttcttcctcatcctcatctTCCTCTGAGTCTGACGATGAGAAacctaagaagaagaagaaagaagattCCACCAAAGCCTGA